CAGAGATACCTCCAGCAGAGTAGGAGCTTGATCAACTCCAGCAAGGTATTGCATACCGAATGAAATAGGGTCCAGCAACGGGCTTTCAACAGGAGTATATCTAGAGAGGATGAGCAATCCAAGCCACATACCTGTGCCGAGTAACGACGTGACCATGGTGTTGTTTGAAACTAACGCAAGTACAATGCTACTACTTATGCAAAGCAAGGCGAAACCAAGGAACCCCAAGGAGAAGGCAGTAGCCATTTCAACTTGTCCTAGGTTCGTTTCGAATATCCATGTCCCGGCCAGTGAAATCGCGATGACCGGCACTACGAGAGCACCCACAATGATAGAGACTATGGCACTCAAGAAGTTCTCTTTGCTTAGGGGGAATGATAGATAGGTTCTGAGAATCCCTGTTTCCATTGCCCTCCCCACGCTATAAGCAATAATCGGTGGCAGTATGAATGCCAGGAGAAAAGAGAAATTGGATAATGTAGACCCAAGGGTCAACATTCCTGACCGAGTTAGAGTATTGTTCATCTCCTCAATGGTATAATCAGGGCCGAGAATGCTAGGAACGATAAAACTGTTCCCGAGATGGGTTCCCGTTATGAAGTATGCCGCAATAACGATGAATGCCCCCGTGAGAACCTCAACCAGGGGAAAGTGGAAAAAGGAATCCATGACGAGCTCTACTGTTGCCTTGTACTCTTTCAATCGTCTACGCATCACTTGACCAGCTCCTTGAAGGCTTCTTCCAATGTGTTTTCCCTGTGAAATGAAAAAGCTTGAACGGACTGGGACTTTGAGATATCCTGTATCTCTTCCCAGATTCCATCTATTCTCTCTGCAGCAGCGATCATGACCAAGGAATTGGCACCCGCAACCTCGGCATGTTCCACGTCTGAGATTCCGCGGACTTGTTCCACTATCCGTGGAGGATCGGAGACCACCAGACGATAGTGGTCGGCGGTATACCTTTGCAATATGTTCTGAACTGAATCCTGTTCTATCACGTTTCCGTTATCAAGAAAGGCCACATAGTGGCAGACCTTTTCCAGGTCGGAAAGGATGTGAGAGGAGATAAGAAATGAAATCCCTTCTTCATTATGGAGCTTGATAATCAAGTCCGAGACCAGCTTCCTTGCCGCCACGTCCAAGTTGGACAGTGGTTCATCCAGAATGACTAGCTCAGGATTGCCGACCAGAGCTTGGGCGATAGCCAGTTTCTTCTGCATCCCTGCTGAGAGATCCCGTATTCGTTTGTCCCCGACTTCCAGGTCGATACGTGACAGCAACTCATCACAATCGATGTCAGTGTCATACACTGAAGCCACTCTCTGAAGATACTTCCGGGGCTTCATGAAACCAGGGAATGCAACTTTCTCATGGAGCACTCCGAGTTTTCTCCTGATTGCCAGTGAATCGGAAGTCGTATCAAAGCCCATGACCCATGCTTTGCCAGCATCTTGGGGCAATAGACCCAGCAGTATCCTCACGAATGTGGTCTTTCCTGCACCGTTGGGGCCCACCAGTCCGGATATTCCTTCTGGAAACTCGAGGTTGACACCCTTGAGCGCCTCTACCCCATTGAAGTTCTGAGCTAAGTCTTCGGTAACTGCGACTCCTCCCGCTTCCATAACGGTTCTCCTGTATTGTAAGCATGTGGACTCCTTATATTTCTACTTGATATAAAAAGAAAAGAGGGGCTGCTGAATGGTATTCAGCAGCTATTAGCTGATACTTCTAGTTCCAGACGGTTATCTCGTTCACGTCGAGCGAGACCGGGTTGGTAGCACCTGAGTAACTCCAGGCATTCGCTTCACCATCAAGACGGATATGAAGCTGAACCGACACAGCGTATTCGGTTCCTTCTGATAAGTTACTTGAGAAGCTCACTGTATCGTCTTCATTCTCTATACCATGTGAGGATTCGTATCCTCCCCACAGCGGTGTATATACATGTCGGTAGAAGACAACCTCATTTTCTATATCGCTTGAATCGGACCAGAGAACATATCTGATATAGAGCTTTGCGTCGCCCACCTGGTAATCCGTCTCAAGCTTCCAGCTCAGAGACCAATCAGCTTGCATTGATATACTACCATCTTCTTGAGCTGTAAACTCCATTTTCATATCTACTTTACAGTAATCCGGTCCCCATGGGGTGTTATGATCTCCACCAACTTTGATTTGTCCATCGTCTTTGTCAGCTTCGACTACAGTGAACGATAGATATGGGTCGTCTATTCGAACCGAGCTGTAGCCAGACGTATCATCTTCACTGATACTATAGCTCGCATCAACCATTGCTGCAAATGATATCATCATAAGAACCGATATCATTATGCATATTCTAACCTTTTTGTTTCTCACTTTATGTTTCTCCATCGAGGAATACATTGTAGCCCTGTCAATAATCTCTCACTGCGAAACTCCAATGCTCCCGCTTCCTGAAAAGATGGACGATTATAAATGGCTTCCGATGAAAAAATAAGTTATTAATATATTCTATAGCATTATATACTATCTTTTCTTTAATAAACTTATAGCTGATTATAGATACTAGTATTGTTCCTTGTGAATGCTGAATAACTAACTTCAGCAATGTCGTATCGAATCGCCCACAACCCGGATGACCTGAGCTATGACGAAATCCTTGGCATGGTCAAGTTTTGCGCCATCTGCGGTACCCCTTGGGAAAAGGGCAGGCAACAGTGCCAGAACAAGGAGTGCGGGGTCAAGGTGCGCATCGCGATGAAAGCCTAC
This genomic window from Candidatus Lokiarchaeota archaeon contains:
- a CDS encoding ATP-binding cassette domain-containing protein, translating into MEAGGVAVTEDLAQNFNGVEALKGVNLEFPEGISGLVGPNGAGKTTFVRILLGLLPQDAGKAWVMGFDTTSDSLAIRRKLGVLHEKVAFPGFMKPRKYLQRVASVYDTDIDCDELLSRIDLEVGDKRIRDLSAGMQKKLAIAQALVGNPELVILDEPLSNLDVAARKLVSDLIIKLHNEEGISFLISSHILSDLEKVCHYVAFLDNGNVIEQDSVQNILQRYTADHYRLVVSDPPRIVEQVRGISDVEHAEVAGANSLVMIAAAERIDGIWEEIQDISKSQSVQAFSFHRENTLEEAFKELVK